From the Limosilactobacillus panis genome, one window contains:
- the glmS gene encoding glutamine--fructose-6-phosphate transaminase (isomerizing): MCGIVGVTGTDQSLSILIEGLKRLEYRGYDSAGVYLNDQKGHDYLVKRPGRISNLEAALTDDVHGLSGIGHTRWATHGEPSEANAHPQYSQDDRFYLVHNGVIENYAQLKKEYLAGVHFTSQTDTEVIVQLVDKFVIENNMSTEGALLKVLRLISSDSSYAFVMIDREQPDTLYVAKNKSPLLVGLADGYNMVGSDAMSMIKQTNTFMEIDDHELVIVKPDHVTIKDFDGNEKHRESFKVDMDENAADKGTYPYYMLKEIDEQPAVMRKLVQKYFGKDGQPQIDEKLLKSMADADHLYIVGAGTSYHAGLVGARIFERLCGVPTSVHISSEFAYEQPLLSKKPFFIFLSQSGETADSRQVLVNVNKNNWPSLTITNVDKSTLSREATFTELLYAGPEIAVASTKAYTAQIAVEAILAKALGEYLGKQPAKDFDVKHQLGLVANGMQAITDSKKKIEEVAARYLSKPRNAFYIGRGIDWSVSLEAALKLKEISYVQAEGFASGELKHGTIALIEKNTPVIGIITQDRTAGLTRSNLDETKARGASTITIVSRHLAQEDDTIVLADVDEYLTPLLSVLPAQLLAYYTSLGKGLDVDKPRNLAKSVTVQ, encoded by the coding sequence ATGTGTGGAATTGTTGGAGTAACCGGTACTGACCAGAGTTTATCAATCCTGATTGAGGGGCTGAAACGGCTGGAGTACCGGGGCTACGACTCAGCAGGGGTTTATTTAAACGACCAAAAGGGTCATGATTACCTCGTTAAACGACCGGGACGGATTAGCAACCTGGAAGCAGCCTTGACGGATGATGTTCACGGTCTTTCCGGGATTGGCCATACCCGGTGGGCAACGCATGGTGAACCAAGTGAGGCGAATGCGCACCCCCAATACTCTCAGGATGACCGTTTTTACCTGGTTCACAACGGGGTAATTGAAAACTATGCCCAATTGAAGAAGGAGTACTTGGCCGGGGTTCACTTCACAAGTCAGACTGATACTGAAGTAATTGTTCAATTAGTTGATAAATTTGTTATTGAAAACAATATGTCAACTGAAGGGGCCCTTTTAAAGGTGCTGCGTTTAATCAGCTCTGACTCTTCCTACGCATTCGTGATGATTGATCGGGAGCAACCGGACACCCTATACGTTGCCAAGAACAAGTCACCATTGTTGGTCGGCTTGGCTGATGGTTACAACATGGTGGGCTCAGATGCAATGTCAATGATCAAGCAGACGAACACCTTCATGGAAATCGATGACCATGAACTGGTAATTGTTAAGCCTGACCACGTCACAATCAAGGACTTTGACGGCAACGAAAAGCACCGCGAGTCGTTTAAGGTTGACATGGATGAGAACGCCGCTGACAAGGGGACTTACCCATACTACATGCTGAAGGAAATTGATGAACAGCCGGCAGTGATGCGGAAGCTGGTTCAAAAGTACTTTGGTAAGGATGGGCAACCGCAAATTGACGAAAAGCTGCTGAAGTCAATGGCCGATGCCGACCACTTATACATTGTGGGTGCCGGAACTAGTTACCACGCTGGTTTAGTTGGTGCCCGGATTTTTGAACGGCTCTGTGGGGTCCCAACTAGTGTTCACATTTCTTCGGAATTTGCCTACGAACAGCCATTGCTGTCCAAGAAGCCATTCTTCATTTTCCTGAGCCAGAGTGGTGAAACCGCAGATAGCCGGCAGGTACTGGTGAACGTGAATAAGAACAACTGGCCAAGTCTGACGATTACCAACGTTGATAAGTCAACTCTTTCTCGTGAAGCGACCTTCACTGAATTGCTCTATGCCGGTCCGGAAATTGCCGTTGCCTCAACGAAGGCCTACACAGCACAAATCGCCGTTGAAGCAATTCTGGCCAAGGCTCTGGGTGAATACCTGGGCAAGCAACCAGCCAAGGACTTTGACGTTAAGCACCAGCTCGGGCTAGTTGCCAACGGGATGCAAGCTATTACCGATAGTAAGAAGAAGATTGAAGAGGTGGCCGCGCGTTACCTTTCGAAGCCGCGGAATGCCTTCTATATAGGTCGGGGAATTGACTGGAGCGTCTCTTTGGAAGCAGCGCTGAAGCTGAAGGAAATTTCCTATGTTCAAGCAGAAGGCTTCGCATCCGGTGAACTGAAGCACGGGACAATTGCCCTGATTGAAAAGAATACACCGGTCATCGGTATCATCACCCAAGACCGGACGGCTGGTTTGACCCGGAGTAACCTGGACGAAACTAAGGCCCGGGGGGCAAGTACGATCACCATCGTTTCCCGGCACCTGGCCCAAGAAGATGACACGATTGTCTTGGCGGATGTTGATGAATACTTGACACCATTGCTCAGTGTACTTCCGGCACAACTGCTAGCTTATTACACCAGTCTGGGGAAGGGATTGGATGTGGATAAGCCGCGGAACCTTGCTAAGTCAGTTACTGTTCAATAA
- the glmM gene encoding phosphoglucosamine mutase has product MKLKYFGTDGVRGVANQDLSPELAFRVGRAGGYVLTRHSERKQPQVLVSRDTRISGEMLENALVAGLLSVGIEVLRLGVVTTPGVAYLVRAQDADAGVMITASHNPIKYNGIKYFGGDGFKLSDDLEYEIEQLLDVDEDTLPRPSDKGLGMVTDYHEGALKYTSFLEQTVSTDLSGLKIVVDAANGATSGFVSNLFADMNVDFVPINDQPDGLNTNLECGSTHPAGLQKAVVENGADLGVAFDGDGDRCIAVDADGNIVDGDKIIYICGKYMDNKGTLKKDTVVTTVMSNLGMYKALEAHGMTSVKTKVGDRYVVEEMLKNGYNLGGEQSGHIIFLDHNTTGDGMLTALQLLSVVEETGKTLAELASDVTTYPQELLNIKVADKAAAMENEDLKKVIKEVEDEMAGNGRVLVRPSGTEPLLRIMAEAPTKELVHQYVEKIGDVARAELEVK; this is encoded by the coding sequence ATGAAATTAAAGTATTTTGGTACAGATGGTGTCCGTGGGGTTGCAAACCAGGATTTAAGTCCCGAACTGGCCTTTCGCGTTGGCCGGGCCGGGGGCTACGTCTTAACGCGGCACTCTGAGCGGAAGCAGCCACAAGTTCTGGTATCCCGTGATACCCGAATTTCCGGCGAAATGTTGGAGAATGCCTTGGTTGCCGGCCTGCTTTCCGTGGGGATTGAGGTCCTCCGCTTAGGAGTCGTTACCACGCCCGGGGTTGCCTACCTAGTTCGGGCTCAGGATGCTGATGCCGGAGTCATGATTACAGCCAGTCACAATCCAATCAAGTACAACGGAATCAAGTACTTTGGTGGGGACGGCTTCAAGCTGTCAGACGACCTTGAATATGAAATTGAACAATTACTGGACGTGGATGAGGATACCTTGCCCCGGCCATCTGATAAGGGCCTGGGAATGGTTACCGACTACCACGAAGGGGCTTTGAAATACACTTCCTTCCTGGAACAAACTGTCTCAACCGACTTGAGTGGTCTGAAGATCGTTGTTGATGCTGCTAATGGGGCCACGAGTGGCTTTGTTTCCAACCTCTTTGCGGACATGAACGTCGACTTTGTGCCAATCAATGATCAGCCAGACGGGTTGAATACCAACCTTGAATGTGGGTCAACCCACCCTGCTGGACTCCAGAAAGCGGTTGTTGAAAACGGTGCTGACCTCGGGGTGGCCTTCGATGGTGACGGTGATCGTTGCATCGCGGTTGACGCTGACGGGAACATTGTTGATGGTGACAAGATTATATACATCTGTGGGAAGTACATGGACAACAAGGGAACCCTGAAGAAGGATACCGTGGTAACGACCGTCATGAGTAACCTAGGGATGTACAAGGCCCTGGAAGCTCACGGGATGACGAGCGTTAAGACCAAAGTTGGTGACCGTTACGTTGTTGAAGAGATGCTGAAGAACGGCTACAACCTTGGCGGTGAACAATCCGGTCACATCATCTTCTTGGACCACAACACCACGGGTGATGGGATGCTGACTGCTTTACAATTACTATCCGTGGTCGAGGAAACCGGTAAGACCTTGGCCGAGCTGGCTAGTGATGTCACAACCTACCCACAGGAACTGCTGAACATCAAGGTTGCTGACAAGGCAGCGGCAATGGAAAATGAGGACCTTAAGAAGGTTATTAAAGAGGTCGAAGATGAGATGGCTGGTAATGGCCGTGTCCTTGTCCGGCCAAGTGGGACGGAACCACTTCTCCGGATTATGGCCGAGGCGCCGACTAAGGAACTGGTTCACCAGTACGTTGAAAAGATTGGCGATGTTGCCCGAGCAGAACTAGAAGTCAAGTAA
- a CDS encoding DUF1361 domain-containing protein — translation MQRISFQWKVRILFLALIAYLWLMVRPPYNFMAFNTFLGYLPIEFGFQMRRFNDRRALAFWVTLVLWIIFYPNAPYVSTDLFHLSWLRPHTSINGILKSDPHIWLIFVLMVVCAFSCLTLGTISLQNTAAQLTRLTSPHHPRLQAWWVFFFCFTSSVGIYIGRFLRLHSLYLLFTPSWFIRQLLGIWSKPMLEFTTMLTVMQIIIYGLLRLVQHLPQK, via the coding sequence TTGCAACGAATTTCTTTTCAGTGGAAAGTGCGTATCCTTTTTCTGGCATTAATTGCCTACCTATGGCTAATGGTCAGGCCGCCGTATAACTTTATGGCCTTTAACACCTTTCTCGGTTACTTGCCAATTGAGTTTGGCTTTCAGATGCGTCGCTTCAATGACCGCCGGGCCCTGGCCTTTTGGGTCACCCTTGTTCTATGGATAATTTTTTACCCGAACGCCCCGTACGTAAGCACAGACCTCTTCCACCTTTCCTGGCTCCGTCCTCACACCAGCATTAACGGCATTCTCAAGAGTGACCCCCACATCTGGCTAATCTTTGTCTTAATGGTTGTTTGTGCCTTTTCCTGCTTAACCTTGGGAACCATTAGTCTTCAAAATACCGCCGCTCAGCTGACCCGGTTAACAAGTCCTCACCATCCCCGGCTGCAAGCTTGGTGGGTATTCTTTTTCTGCTTTACTTCCAGCGTCGGAATCTATATTGGGCGCTTCCTTCGCCTACACTCCCTCTACCTCCTCTTTACGCCTTCATGGTTTATCCGTCAGCTACTGGGTATCTGGTCTAAGCCAATGCTCGAATTCACCACCATGTTAACGGTCATGCAGATAATCATCTATGGTCTCTTACGATTAGTCCAGCATCTTCCCCAAAAATAA
- the cdaA gene encoding diadenylate cyclase CdaA: protein MQFIASLLTWQNLIHLIDILVIWFLIYELLILIRGTRAVQLFRGILIVILVKVISWYFGLSTVSWLMDQVINWGVIAIVVIFQPEIRRGLEHLGRGSFFTAHQTANKTEEEMIKQLDQAIQYMSKRRIGALISIQMNTGLEEYIETGIPMDADISGALLINTFIPNTPLHDGAVIIKDNRIAVAAAYLPLSDSKLIPKELGTRHRAAVGISEVTDALTIVISEETGEVSITKDNELIRNMSQNDYLKFLRAQLYKKVPQESENLLTKLFGLLGRNGGGRHEQK, encoded by the coding sequence ATGCAGTTTATTGCTTCGCTTCTGACGTGGCAGAACTTGATCCACCTCATCGATATCCTTGTCATCTGGTTCTTGATTTACGAATTGTTGATCCTAATTCGCGGGACGCGGGCTGTCCAGCTTTTCCGTGGAATTCTGATCGTCATCTTGGTCAAGGTCATCAGTTGGTACTTTGGCCTAAGCACCGTCTCGTGGTTGATGGACCAGGTAATTAACTGGGGAGTAATCGCAATCGTGGTTATCTTCCAACCAGAAATTCGGCGGGGACTGGAACACCTTGGGCGTGGTTCATTCTTTACGGCTCATCAAACAGCGAATAAGACCGAAGAGGAAATGATCAAGCAACTTGATCAGGCAATTCAATACATGTCAAAGCGTCGGATTGGGGCCTTGATTAGTATTCAAATGAATACGGGTCTCGAAGAATATATTGAAACCGGAATTCCAATGGATGCGGACATTTCTGGAGCGCTGTTAATCAATACCTTTATTCCGAATACGCCACTGCACGATGGGGCCGTTATTATTAAGGACAACCGAATTGCCGTAGCGGCCGCCTACCTACCGTTATCAGATAGTAAGCTAATCCCCAAGGAGCTGGGGACCCGGCACCGGGCAGCGGTCGGAATCAGTGAAGTTACGGACGCCTTGACAATCGTTATTTCGGAGGAAACTGGTGAGGTTTCTATTACTAAGGATAACGAGTTAATCCGTAACATGTCCCAGAATGATTATCTGAAATTCTTGCGGGCCCAACTTTATAAGAAGGTTCCTCAAGAAAGCGAAAACCTGCTGACTAAGTTGTTTGGCTTGCTTGGTCGCAACGGAGGCGGTCGTCATGAACAAAAATAA
- the murB gene encoding UDP-N-acetylmuramate dehydrogenase — MANLMNEFPSIEIKQDEPLMHYTYTHTGGPADWLAFPKDVAEVKKLVDYARVHQVPLTVLGNASNLIVRDGGIEGLVLILTKMDAITVDHNKVTAQAGAAYIKTTEVARDHSLTGLEFAAGIPGSIGGAIFMNAGAYGGETKMVASSATVLFPDGTIKKLDNQELDFGYRHSSIQDSHGIVLDATFTLRAGDHDEIATKMKELNERRAAKQPLDLPSCGSVFKRPQGYFAGKLIHDAGLQGYTAGGAQVSKKHAGFIVNIDHGTASDYVAVIHHVQATVKKKYGVALQTEVRIIGRN; from the coding sequence ATGGCTAATTTAATGAATGAGTTTCCTAGTATCGAAATTAAGCAGGATGAACCACTGATGCATTATACTTACACGCATACCGGCGGACCCGCTGACTGGCTTGCTTTCCCAAAGGATGTAGCGGAGGTCAAGAAACTGGTTGATTACGCTCGAGTTCACCAGGTCCCCTTGACTGTCCTCGGTAACGCCAGTAACCTGATTGTTCGTGACGGCGGCATTGAAGGGCTCGTCCTGATATTAACTAAGATGGACGCAATCACCGTTGACCACAATAAGGTAACTGCTCAGGCAGGGGCTGCTTATATTAAGACAACTGAAGTCGCTCGGGACCACAGCCTGACGGGCCTTGAATTTGCGGCGGGAATCCCCGGCAGTATTGGTGGAGCAATCTTTATGAACGCCGGTGCCTATGGTGGTGAAACGAAGATGGTCGCATCTTCAGCTACGGTTCTTTTTCCAGATGGAACGATTAAGAAATTAGATAACCAGGAACTGGACTTCGGTTACCGCCACAGCAGTATTCAGGATTCTCACGGGATTGTCTTAGATGCTACCTTTACCCTCCGAGCTGGTGACCATGACGAAATTGCCACCAAGATGAAGGAGTTGAATGAACGTCGGGCTGCTAAACAGCCCCTTGATTTACCATCCTGCGGTAGTGTTTTCAAACGTCCACAGGGGTACTTTGCTGGTAAGCTAATTCACGATGCCGGCCTGCAAGGGTATACCGCGGGGGGCGCTCAGGTCTCTAAGAAGCATGCGGGCTTCATCGTTAACATTGACCACGGAACGGCATCAGATTACGTAGCGGTGATCCACCATGTTCAGGCAACCGTTAAGAAGAAGTATGGGGTTGCCCTCCAGACTGAAGTCCGGATTATCGGTCGTAATTAG
- a CDS encoding YbbR-like domain-containing protein, translated as MNKNNDGFFSRKWVLRLTALVLAIFLFVYVNGSKNGFLRQNTRDSNRNSALMSNKSATIEMPLNITVDNAKYVVTGYPQTVKVRVNGPSALVTTTNNTQNFRAYLDLSKLTPGNHRVKVKTSGLNSELRATTKPQYINVNIQPRRTISMRVSVRLNSRTLDNGYVIGRPRLDTDVVQVTGSREEVDRVSRVVAFVAIPSDAKNDLQRQVTLQALDKNGQTLNVVITPKTTNVTIPINRSSDNSSSSSSEESNSSSSSRNQDSNDITNSTTKKSSSSTSSTK; from the coding sequence ATGAACAAAAATAACGACGGCTTTTTCAGCCGCAAGTGGGTGCTACGTTTAACGGCTTTGGTCTTGGCAATCTTTCTCTTTGTGTACGTCAACGGCAGCAAGAATGGCTTTTTACGCCAGAATACCCGGGACAGCAACCGTAATAGTGCTTTGATGTCCAACAAGTCGGCAACGATTGAAATGCCACTCAACATTACCGTTGATAATGCTAAGTACGTCGTCACTGGTTATCCCCAAACGGTCAAGGTCCGGGTCAACGGACCATCGGCGTTAGTTACTACTACTAACAACACCCAGAATTTTCGGGCCTACTTAGACCTGAGTAAGCTTACGCCGGGGAACCACCGGGTAAAGGTCAAGACCAGTGGCCTTAATTCTGAACTACGTGCCACGACCAAGCCACAGTATATTAATGTCAATATTCAACCGCGTCGGACCATCAGTATGCGGGTAAGTGTCCGGCTGAATTCACGGACGTTAGACAATGGCTACGTGATTGGTCGACCGCGACTGGATACGGATGTTGTTCAGGTTACCGGTTCAAGAGAAGAAGTTGACCGGGTTAGCCGGGTAGTGGCCTTTGTCGCTATTCCAAGTGACGCTAAGAATGACTTGCAGCGGCAGGTAACCTTGCAGGCACTGGATAAGAATGGTCAGACACTGAACGTGGTTATTACGCCGAAGACAACGAACGTGACGATTCCAATTAACCGGAGTAGTGATAACTCCAGCAGCTCCAGTAGTGAAGAGTCTAACAGTTCTTCCTCGAGCAGGAATCAGGATAGTAACGACATAACGAATAGTACTACGAAGAAAAGTAGTAGCAGTACGAGCTCTACTAAATAA
- the rbsK gene encoding ribokinase yields the protein MANKVVVLGSINVDTTYHVERFPQPGETISAKSKSSAPGGKGANQAVAAVRSGAQTSFVGAVGSDNEGSYMLEALKENNIDVHHIMVDKYHGTGTAAITLDANGQNDIMIYGGANQAMTTDVLAGIEDVLDGANFLISQFETPQEVTLAAFKLAKEHGVTTILNPAPAHDIIPELLSYTDVIAPNESECALLTGIEVADEESMLKSAEYFQKRGVTHLLITLGSRGVFYATPKAHGLVPAFKVKAVDTTAAGDTFIGALSSQLKDDLSNVADALVYAQRASSLTVQQMGAMPSIPTADKVKAALAEN from the coding sequence ATGGCGAATAAGGTAGTAGTTTTAGGAAGTATTAACGTTGATACCACTTACCACGTAGAACGTTTCCCCCAACCAGGAGAAACAATCTCGGCAAAGAGCAAAAGTTCTGCGCCTGGTGGTAAGGGTGCTAACCAAGCTGTTGCGGCTGTTCGCTCCGGTGCACAGACGTCCTTTGTGGGCGCGGTTGGTTCTGATAACGAAGGCTCATACATGCTGGAAGCCCTTAAGGAAAACAACATTGATGTCCACCACATCATGGTTGATAAGTACCATGGTACGGGAACCGCTGCTATTACGCTCGACGCCAATGGTCAAAACGACATTATGATTTATGGTGGGGCCAACCAGGCGATGACTACTGATGTTTTGGCGGGCATTGAGGATGTGTTGGATGGTGCCAACTTCTTAATTAGCCAGTTTGAAACTCCCCAAGAGGTTACTCTGGCAGCTTTCAAGCTGGCTAAGGAACACGGGGTTACCACGATTTTGAACCCGGCGCCAGCCCATGACATCATTCCAGAATTGCTTTCCTACACGGACGTGATTGCCCCAAACGAAAGCGAGTGTGCCCTGTTAACGGGAATTGAAGTTGCGGACGAAGAATCGATGCTAAAGAGTGCGGAGTATTTCCAAAAGCGTGGCGTTACGCACCTACTGATCACGCTTGGTTCGCGAGGCGTCTTCTATGCTACGCCAAAAGCTCACGGTCTTGTTCCGGCATTTAAGGTCAAGGCGGTGGACACAACCGCGGCCGGGGATACCTTTATTGGGGCCCTGAGTTCCCAATTAAAGGATGACCTGAGCAACGTCGCCGATGCATTGGTATATGCACAACGGGCATCTAGTCTAACGGTTCAACAGATGGGGGCAATGCCTTCAATCCCAACGGCTGACAAGGTTAAAGCGGCCCTTGCAGAAAACTAA
- a CDS encoding acyltransferase family protein, with protein MRLARRRQRQYITGIDGLRTLAVLGVIVYHLLPNVLQGGYLGVPLFLLISGYFVTYQISKHLMQDGFFDIRAFYKRRFKRLYPVLIAMLVLTTAYITLFARPLLYHIKAIVLTNLLWVYNWWEIKNGQSYFDQFGGISPFTHLWTLGVEAQFYLLWPLILILLFRILGKKKRVSRVVLLLAIASAVEMALLYDPGNINRVYYGTDTRAFSLLLGSWLGLTWPLNRLRKNLIQSDINMLNGLGIASIIITIIGFFTLNGQNPATYSGGMFFYSFIGMITTAMILHPGASMNRWMTNPVFTWVGKRSYGIYVYQYPVMAFYEQAIHVGVHPIINSLIELVIIGVVSELSYQLLEKPLANYDWTNIRQDLHSIKTISLQGGIKMAFSVIALGIALFGLSQPDHQPAKTAVQARIEHNHQLAAQHNKQLAEGKKTSTEKSGKLEKKYNLTAQQVKVLKNTKVTAIGDSVMADAANSIQELMPQAYVDAKVGRQGSEAPAVISQLKSDGHLNKNVVLNLGTNGAMTKETVNQILSGIGSNRQIYWLTAHVPTKPWQQTVNREIKAAAKKHKNVHVIDWSAESNNHADWFADDNVHMDEQGNIHYTRMVAKAILNHQ; from the coding sequence ATGAGATTAGCTAGGCGTAGGCAGCGTCAATATATTACTGGCATTGATGGTCTACGTACGTTGGCGGTATTGGGGGTAATTGTTTACCACCTTTTACCAAATGTACTGCAAGGGGGCTACCTAGGGGTTCCCCTTTTTCTGTTGATATCCGGTTATTTCGTTACGTACCAGATATCCAAGCACCTAATGCAAGACGGTTTCTTTGATATTCGGGCGTTCTATAAGCGACGTTTTAAGCGCCTTTACCCAGTCTTAATTGCAATGCTGGTTTTGACAACAGCATATATTACCCTGTTTGCCCGGCCACTTTTGTACCATATTAAGGCGATTGTCCTAACTAACCTGCTGTGGGTCTATAACTGGTGGGAAATTAAAAATGGTCAGTCCTACTTTGACCAATTTGGTGGAATCTCGCCGTTTACTCACCTGTGGACACTTGGGGTGGAGGCCCAATTCTACTTATTGTGGCCACTGATTTTGATCCTGCTTTTCAGAATCCTAGGAAAGAAGAAGCGGGTGAGTCGTGTTGTCCTCTTATTGGCAATTGCCTCTGCGGTAGAGATGGCCCTCCTCTATGACCCGGGGAACATCAACCGGGTATATTACGGGACCGATACCCGGGCTTTCTCCCTCCTATTGGGATCTTGGCTGGGGCTTACCTGGCCGCTAAACCGCTTGCGTAAAAACCTAATTCAGTCTGACATAAACATGCTGAATGGGTTAGGAATTGCTTCAATTATCATCACCATCATTGGTTTCTTTACCTTGAATGGTCAGAACCCGGCGACCTACAGCGGGGGAATGTTCTTTTATAGCTTCATTGGCATGATCACTACGGCAATGATTTTGCACCCGGGAGCCAGCATGAATCGGTGGATGACCAACCCGGTATTCACCTGGGTTGGGAAGCGGTCCTACGGGATTTATGTTTATCAGTACCCGGTAATGGCCTTTTATGAACAGGCGATTCACGTTGGTGTCCACCCGATTATTAATTCATTAATCGAACTTGTGATTATCGGAGTCGTTAGTGAGCTTTCCTACCAGCTTTTGGAAAAGCCACTGGCTAACTATGATTGGACAAATATTAGACAAGATTTACATAGTATTAAGACAATCTCACTTCAAGGAGGAATTAAAATGGCTTTTAGTGTTATCGCTTTGGGAATTGCCCTCTTCGGCTTAAGTCAACCAGACCACCAGCCTGCTAAGACGGCGGTCCAGGCCCGCATCGAACATAACCACCAGCTTGCTGCTCAACATAATAAGCAGCTTGCGGAGGGGAAGAAGACGTCCACGGAAAAGTCTGGCAAGTTGGAAAAGAAGTACAACTTGACTGCCCAACAGGTCAAGGTGCTGAAGAATACTAAAGTGACGGCAATCGGTGATTCGGTAATGGCTGATGCAGCCAATAGTATCCAAGAATTAATGCCCCAGGCCTATGTTGATGCCAAGGTTGGTCGCCAGGGGTCAGAAGCACCCGCGGTAATCAGTCAATTAAAGTCCGACGGGCACCTGAATAAGAACGTGGTACTGAATTTAGGAACGAACGGGGCAATGACCAAGGAGACAGTGAATCAGATTCTTTCTGGGATTGGTTCTAACCGCCAGATCTATTGGCTGACGGCCCACGTACCGACCAAGCCATGGCAGCAAACTGTTAACCGGGAAATCAAGGCCGCGGCAAAGAAGCATAAGAATGTCCACGTGATTGACTGGTCGGCGGAAAGTAATAATCATGCGGACTGGTTTGCTGATGATAATGTTCATATGGATGAACAAGGGAATATTCATTACACGCGGATGGTTGCCAAGGCGATTTTGAATCACCAGTAA
- a CDS encoding IS1182 family transposase: MNQLSLNIPTAYEPELNHPARYINRLVESLALRRPNIMGRPREYDPRMLLKLVLLAYSYGIISSRKIERFARENIIAMWLTQEQRPTYRTIARFIVSQELEDMIQSSFKEFYDYLKAQGMIDEASFIDGTKILANANKFSFVWKKRTIKYRELNVEKAQKLIREIKQAEVKIDVDEDSFDIDQLDTIIALLEQRIEELNQRVAETAKVSPNPAKQERRHAKKYLHALDHCRQKHLEYQAQSQIAGQRNSYSKTDHDATFMRLKEDPMRNGQTKPAYNLQIMTSSQYVLGYELMQNPTDTRTLIPFLSHLAQNEVLGREIVADAGYGSERNYKYIEDELSDCTALIPYSTMIKENSRKWRSDDRKVMNWEYHEADDFYVNPQGVRFNFKRYAYRNDKYKFRRDFKVYQAEKYDENHQIISQALTPHGNTKYLMVNPQWEYFKSKARESLSNSNTYSRRKYDVETVFGNLKAYLGFKRFTVRGLKKAKRQIGIALMALNMKKMAGRPLIFSKYSDNQKAPFRIFVTTPIIFKLVFCKGRFNLVSRWD; this comes from the coding sequence ATGAATCAACTTAGTTTGAACATACCTACTGCTTATGAACCTGAGTTAAATCATCCAGCACGTTATATTAATCGGCTGGTTGAAAGCTTAGCGCTGCGGCGACCCAATATTATGGGTCGACCAAGAGAGTATGATCCACGAATGCTGTTAAAGTTAGTTTTACTGGCTTACAGCTATGGTATCATTTCCTCTAGGAAAATTGAACGCTTTGCTCGTGAAAACATTATTGCGATGTGGTTGACTCAAGAACAGCGCCCAACCTACCGCACCATTGCTCGCTTCATTGTCTCCCAAGAATTGGAAGATATGATTCAGAGTAGTTTCAAGGAATTTTATGACTATTTAAAGGCTCAGGGAATGATCGATGAGGCTTCATTCATTGATGGCACTAAGATTTTAGCTAACGCAAATAAGTTTTCCTTTGTTTGGAAGAAACGCACCATTAAGTATCGCGAATTAAACGTTGAAAAGGCTCAAAAACTAATTCGTGAAATTAAGCAAGCAGAGGTTAAGATTGATGTTGATGAAGATAGCTTTGACATTGATCAACTTGATACGATTATTGCCTTACTTGAACAACGGATTGAAGAGTTAAACCAACGGGTGGCCGAAACCGCAAAGGTTTCGCCCAATCCGGCCAAGCAGGAACGACGTCATGCCAAAAAGTATCTCCATGCTTTAGACCATTGTCGTCAAAAGCATCTTGAATACCAAGCCCAATCGCAGATTGCTGGCCAACGTAATAGCTATTCCAAAACCGATCATGACGCTACTTTTATGCGTTTAAAGGAAGATCCGATGCGTAATGGTCAAACAAAGCCAGCGTATAATCTTCAAATTATGACTAGCTCACAGTACGTGCTGGGTTATGAACTCATGCAGAACCCAACCGATACTAGAACCTTAATCCCATTCTTATCTCATCTCGCCCAGAACGAAGTTTTGGGGCGAGAAATTGTTGCCGATGCTGGTTACGGATCAGAACGCAATTATAAGTATATCGAAGATGAGCTATCTGATTGTACAGCTTTAATTCCTTACAGCACCATGATTAAAGAGAATAGCCGTAAGTGGCGTTCTGATGATCGAAAAGTAATGAACTGGGAATATCATGAGGCTGATGACTTTTATGTAAACCCACAGGGCGTCCGATTCAACTTTAAACGATACGCATACCGAAATGATAAATACAAATTCCGTCGTGATTTCAAAGTATATCAAGCAGAGAAGTATGATGAGAATCATCAAATTATTTCTCAGGCATTAACACCACATGGGAACACTAAGTACCTTATGGTGAACCCACAGTGGGAATATTTTAAGTCGAAAGCTCGCGAGTCGCTTTCAAATTCCAACACTTACTCCCGTCGTAAGTACGATGTAGAGACTGTTTTTGGTAACTTGAAGGCTTATTTGGGTTTTAAAAGATTCACAGTACGTGGTCTTAAGAAAGCCAAAAGACAAATTGGGATTGCTTTAATGGCATTAAACATGAAGAAAATGGCCGGGAGGCCGCTCATTTTCTCAAAATATTCAGATAATCAAAAAGCTCCATTCAGAATTTTTGTCACAACCCCCATTATTTTTAAATTAGTTTTCTGCAAGGGCCGCTTTAACCTTGTCAGCCGTTGGGATTGA